In the genome of Caenorhabditis elegans chromosome IV, the window GCTATAAAAAGTTTGGTATCACAATTCCCGACGACTATATCACTTGGGGATACTCGCCGAACAGAAATTACGATATTGGCACTCTAAACTTGGCAAATAAGTATACCGGAACAACTACGGATTGTTtgaattaatatatttttttttttttcattcttcccTTATTTTTTAACCCTTAAAACGATTGAATAATTCTCATTAAATAAAACTAgtttttaaaggcacacagaCTTATACAggcgatgggtctcgccgcgaaaacgCGCACTCCTCTTTTGCCACAATCTCTCGTCTTCGCGGCAATTTTCATTTCGTCgtcattcaaaattgtttttcagcatATTTCGAGGGTTTTCTTgggaaaaattgtggaaaaatagGTAAAAAGGGGGTTTTATATGGTGGAAAACctaaaattcgataaatttctCGTGGAAAATGGGTATTTTACGCTGAAAAATCCCTAAAACACAAAGTATTGAATTCCGAGcgttttttgcaattatttggGGGGTTTTGCAAAATAACACAAGGATAAACGTTTAAATATTGCGCTattccctgaaaattttaatttttccgtgaaaaacccgaaaaaattggtaaaatccAGTTTACCACTCATTTCGCAAGATTTCGTCGCGTTTTGTTTGATTACCTCCGTCTCCGCGTGCTGATAGCATGGAAAAACCGCTAAAAATGGGTGAGAAGATATcgattttgtaaattttcgtggattttcgcaatatttctctcaatttcttcctgattttttcgaaaattcaatttaccGTTTTCAGATCGGGTTCACCAAAAAATCGCCGGAACACTATCGGATAATCGGGGAGAAAAACCGTAAAACGTAAGTTTTAAAAgtcgaaaatcaatttttttaaatcccattttttaaattttcagatggctcTCGTCGGTGTCGACTTCCAAGCGCCGCTGCGCATTGTCTCACGCGTTCAGTTTGGAATTCTCGGCCCGGAGGAGATTGTAGGCGGAAACCCCCGATTTTAACCCGAAATTTATGATTTCTTATTCAGAAACGCATGTCAGTGGCTCATGTCGAGTTTCCAGAAGTCTACGAGAACGGAAAGCCAAAGTTGGGCGGTCTCATGGATCCAAGACAAGGAGTCATAGATCGTCGTGGAAGGTGCGGtggaaatctgaatttttaggctgaaaattgcagaaaatagtgaaaatttaactgcaaactgctgaaaatgataatttatttGCTTTTTCAGATGCATGACATGCGCTGGAAATTTGACAGATTGCCCGGGACATTTCGGTCATTTGGAGCTCGCCAAACCCGTATTTCACATTGGATTCCTCacaaaaacgctgaaaatacTGCGTTGCGTATGCTTCTACTGCGGACGGCTTCTCATCGACAAATCCGCTCCTCGAGTgctggaaattctgaaaaagacTGGCACAAACTCGAAAAAGCGGCTCACAATGATCTACGATCTGTGCAAAGCCAAGTCGGTGTGCGAAGGAGCAGCGGAGAAGGAAGAAGGAATGCCAGATGACCCGGATGATCCGATGAATGATGGAAAGAAGGTCGCAGGTGCGGAtttttttaggcctaaaatccaggaaaattaactttttcgcTCCAAAGTCGGtcgaaaatctaattttccagtggaaagttgtcaaaattgttattttctcTGTTGAAAGCTGAGAATGAGCTAATTAGGGACataaaattgttcgaaattgccggattttgcccattttttgtagtttgagACTGGAAAAATCGTAAATCAACCATAGTTTTAGGgcaaaattctcgaaatttttctaaaaaatcattgaaaatgcaagttttttgcactttttggccgataagatcaattttgagttgatTTTCCACAATATTGATGCAAATCCCGTTAGAACAGTTagtttttgaccaaaaacattgaaagtttAACTATTGCCCGAAAAATCATATAAGTGTTGATGTTCCTCATTTAACAACCTAACTTTGGTTTAAAATTCACCAAATTTCGTGTTTTTACTCAATTTCTCCATGTTTCCAGGTGGATGCGGTCGCTATCAACCATCATACCGCCGTGTCGGCATCGACATCAACGCAGAATGGAAGAAGAACGTGAATGAGGACACGCAGGAGCGAAAAATCATGCTGACCGCCGAACGAGTACTCGAAGTCTTCCAACAGATCACAGACGAAGATATTCTCGTAATAGGAATGGATCCACAATTCGCTCGGCCTGAATGGATGATTTGTACCGTACTTCCAGTCCCACCACTTGCAGTTCGTCCAGCAGTCGTCACATTTGGATCGGCAAAGAATCAGGACGATTTGACCCACAAACTTTCGGATATTATCAAAACCAATCAGCAGTTGCAGAGAAATGAGGCTAACGGAGCCGCAGCCCATGTGCTCACCGATGACGTCAGGCTTTTGCAGTTCCACGTGGCAACTCTTGTGGACAATTGTATTCCGGGCCTGCCGACGGCTACACAGAAGGGTGGACGACCGCTGAAATCGATCAAGCAGCGACTGAAAGGAAAAGAAGGACGCATTCGTGGAAATTTGATGGGAAAACGTGTGGATTTCTCTGCGCGTACCGTCATCACAGCCGATCCGAACCTGCCGATTGATACGGTCGGTGTGCCGAGAACTATTGCGCAGAATCTTACGTTCCCGGAAATTGTGACACCTTTTAATGTGGATAAGCTGCAGGAGTTGGTCAATCGTGGTGATACACAGTATCCTGGTGCCAAGTATATTATTAGGTATGGAAAGTTCtcgaaaatcgaataaaaagtGGTTTTAAGCCCGAAAATGCGCTTaagaattggaattttcatggAAAACCATTCAAGACTGCTCACAATTGCGGTTTAGGAAAATTTGTAGTATaaagttgatattttttgataattcataattttttaaaataaaaatcgccagaaaatgactcaaaatttggcattttggattaaaaaaactgtcgaattatttgaaatttcccaacataaattaaaattaaatagtgatttttctgccttttcaatttcaaaatctacccaaatgttcaaatttttgcagagaaaacGGAGCTCGAGTGGATCTTCGCTACCATCCGCGTGCCGCCGATCTTCACCTCCAACCGGGATACCGTGTCGAACGTCACATGAAAGATGGCGATATAATCGTCTTTAATCGTCAACCGACTCTCCACAAAATGTCAATGATGGGACATCGTGTCAAAATCCTCCCATGGAGTACATTCCGAATGAATTTGTCTGTCACATCACCGTACAATGCGGATTTCGATGGAGATGAGATGAATCTTCATTTGCCACAAAGTTTGGAGACCCGAGCCGAGATTGAGGAGATCGCTATGGTGCCGAGGTAGATATTTGCTcggaaatgagagaaaaattttaaaaattggtcgGAAATCAACAATAAGAGactaaaaattgactttttcgcgttttcggaagttattttgatggaaaattgacatattttgactgaaaacttgaaatctaGCACTTGCTGGCGTgattttgtgtgaaaattgactgaattttctgaaaaacttctcGGAAATCATAAAGTTCCGACCAAAACTTGAggaaaatcactaaaattttcccgactttcttcaaattttccctgGAAACCACCTCTAATCCTTCCTAAATATTCCAGACAACTCATCACTCCACAAGCCAACAAACCAGTCATGGGTATCGTCCAGGATACTCTCTGCGCCGTCCGTATGATGACAAAACGTGACGTCTTCATTGACTGGCCATTTATGATGGATCTCCTTATGTATCTACCAACTTGGGACGGAAAAGTCCCCCAACCAGCAATCCTGAAGCCCAAACCACTTTGGACCGGAAAACAAGTCTTCTCGCTTATCATTCCTGGAAATGTCAATGTTCTGAGAACCCACAGTACCCATCCAGACTCTGAAGATTCTGGACCATACAAATGGATTTCCCCTGGAGATACCAAAGTTATCATCGAACACGGAGAGCTTCTATCGGGAATTGTGTGCTCCAAAACTGTCGGAAAATCGGCTGGTAACCTGCTCCACGTCGTCACCCTTGAGCTCGGATACGAAATTGCCGCCAACTTTTATTCGCACATTCAAACGGTCATCAATGCATGGCTCATACGAGAAGGTCACACAATCGGAATCGGTGATACGATTGCCGATCAGGCGACCTATTTGGATATTCAGAATACTATCAGAAAAGCCAAACAGGATGTGGTGGATGTAATTGAGAAGGCTCACAATGATGATTTGGAGCCAACGCCCGGAAACACGTTGAGACAGACTTTTGAGAATAAAGTCAATCAGATTTTGAACGACGCTCGTGATCGAACGGGTAGTTCTGCGCAGAAGAGTTTGTCTgaattcaacaatttcaagTCGATGGTGGTGTCAGGATCGAAGGGATCGAAGATTAATATCTCGCAGGTACAGTTTTCTCGgtgaaaaaactggaaaattgtgATGGAAATCCGAAATTTGATCGAGGAAAgcgttctaaatttgaaaattactcaaaaaactaatttttacaaCTTCAAGCGTTCAAGATTTGCACAATTAATTTAAATGCAATCtcaaaataccgaaaaaattctcgaaaattaaCCCCATAATCATCAATTTTACATCAGTCCactacaaaattaataattttaaattagttaAAACTCTTCAAATTTGACTGGATTTTTGatgggattttcaaaaattgtccatTTTGCAGGTTATCGCGTGTGTCGGACAACAAAACGTCGAAGGAAAGCGTATTCCATTCGGTTTCCGTCATCGTACACTTCCTCACTTCATCAAGGACGACTATGGACCGGAATCCAAAggttttgtcgaaaattcctATCTGGCCGGCCTAACTCCATCGGAATTCTTCTTCCACGCAATGGGAGGACGTGAAGGTCTGATTGATACAGCTGTAAAGACTGCCGAGACTGGATATATTCAACGTCGTCTAATCAAGGCTATGGAAAGTGTAATGGTTAATTATGATGGAACTGTGCGAAATTCCCTTGCACAAATGGTTCAATTGAGATATGGAGAAGATGGTTTGGATGGAATGTGGGTTGAGAATCAGAATATGCCGACGATGAAGCCCAATAATGCCGTGTTTGAGAGAGATTTCAGAGTGAGTGTCGCTCAAAATGCTATTAAACTAgtgaaaattgcttttttttaagcCTGGATACTTGAAAAAGTGCGAAAATTGGCCTATGTTTTGCTAAAAATACTTAAATTCGTGAAAAAGTCCGGAAATTGCCAAAGAATATTATTTGAACCctgaaaattccatttaaATGACGAAAATTGTACTTTGAGTGGGGAAGTTCGAAAAATGACCCCCAATCCTTGCTGAAATTACTAACTTTCCAGGAAAAACTTCGCAAATGCGATTAATACGACACAAAATCCATTGTATTGTCGTATTTTGCCttaaaaatctgtaaattcgcatttttcgaacaaatttctaatttttgtgttgaaaatttaaaagaatatccaatttttcttccagatGGACCTCACCGACAACAAATTCCTTCGCAAAAACTACTCGGAAGACGTTGTGCGCGAAATTCAAGAATCCGAAGACGGAATTTCGCTCGTCGAATCGGAATGGTCACAGCTGGAAGAGGATCGTCGTCTCCTTCGAAAGATCTTTCCACGTGGTGACGCTAAGATCGTGCTTCCGTGTAATCTGCAGCGTCTCATTTGGAATGctcagaaaatattcaaagttgATCTGCGCAAGCCGGTGAATCTCTCGCCGTTGCACGTGATCTCCGGAGTCCGTGAGCTTTCGAAAAAGCTGATCATTGTCAGTGGAAACGACGAGATTTCAAAGCAGGCTCAGTACAATGCGACACTTTTGATGAATATCTTGCTCCGTTCGACACTTTGCACCAAGAACATGTGcacaaaatcaaaactgaactctGAAGCGTTCGATTGGCTCCTCGGAGAAATTGAATCGCGATTCCAACAGGCTATTGCTCAACCGGGAGAGATGGTTGGAGCATTGGCGGCTCAATCGCTCGGAGAGCCAGCTACTCAGATGACACTCAACACGTTCCATTATGCAGGAGTTTCGGCGAAGAATGTGACACTTGGAGTGCCGAGATTGAAGGAGATTATCAATGTTTCGAAGACGTTGAAGACTCCGTCGTTGACTGTATTCTTGACGGGAGCGGCTGCCAAGGATCCGGAAAAGGCGAAGGATGTGTTGTGCAAGTTGGAGCATACCACGttgaaaaaggtaaaaattggaggaaatgTTACAtgaattttgtctgaaaaatcgtcgtttttcacaaaaagttcttgagaaattgatgaaaatatgatatttcaagttttagctAATTTCTGCCGAAATCTTGATGTAATCggctaaaatttctaaaaaggtACACGTTTCGAgctaaaaattcttaaattctAGAATTCTTTGCTGATAGTGCTGAAAACCTTacaattttagctgaaattttgtaaatttagcCCGAAATGTTGCAATAttcgaaaatgtgaaatttttgctgaaaacacatagtttttttcgattttttttttccatgaaattaccagattttgaagtttttgacttgaaattttgtactTCTATTTAAAATAccatgtaaattttcaaatttttgaggttttttcttctgaaaaacgtAAAACCGCCACTAAAATCATCCTTTTTCCAGGTAACATGCAATACAGCGATCTACTACGATCCTGACCCAAAGAACACGGTGATCGCCGAAGACGAGGAATGGGTATCGATTTTCTACGAGATGCCGGATCACGATCTATCGCGTACCTCTCCATGGCTTCTTCGGATCGAATTGGACCGAAAACGAATGGTCGACAAGAAGTTGACGATGGAAATGATTGCCGATCGGATTCACGGAGGCTTCGGCAACGATGTTCACACTATCTACACCGACGATAACGCCGAGAAGCTCGTTTTCCGTCTCCGAATCGCCGGAGAGGATAAGGGAGAAGCTCAGGAGGAGCAGGTGGATAAGATGGAGGACGACGTGTTCCTACGATGTATCGAGGCAAATATGTTGTCAGATTTGACGCTTCAGGGAATCCCGGCGATCTCGAAGGTCTACATGAATCAGCCGAATACTGATGATAAGAAGCGTATCATTATTACACCGGAGGGAGGGTTCAAGTCGGTCGCCGACTGGATCCTTGAAACTGATGGTACCGCGTTGCTCCGTGTGCTCTCCGAACGTCAGATTGATCCGGTTCGAACGACATCCAACGATATCTGCGAGATCTTTGAAGTGCTCGGAATCGAGGCGGTCAGAAAGGCTATCGAGCGAGAAATGGACAATGTCATCTCGTTCGACGGATCCTATGTCAATTACCGACATTTGGCACTGCTTTGTGATGTGATGACTGCGAAGGGACACTTGATGGCTATTACGAGACATGGAATCAATCGTCAGGAGGTTGGAGCCCTGATGCGTTGTTCATTCGAAGAAACGGTGGATATTTTGATGGAGGCAGCCGTGCATGCTGAGGAGGATCCTGTCAAGGGAGTGTCGGAGAATATTATGCTCGGACAGCTCGCTCGTTGTGGTACCGGATGCTTTGATTTAGTATTGGACGTTGAAAAGTGCAAGTATGGAATGGAAATCCCGCAGAATGTTGTAATGGGCGGCGGGTTCTATGGAAGCTTTGCCGGCTCGCCGAGCAATCGCGAGTTCTCGCCGGCTCATTCGCCGTGGAACTCTGGAGTCACACCGACGTATGCTGGAGCCGCCTGGTCGCCTACCACAGGTGGAATGTCGCCTGGTGCTGGATTTTCACCGGCTGGAAATACGGATGGAGGAGCATCGCCGTTCAATGAAGGAGGATGGTCTCCGGCATCGCCTGGGGATCCACTGGGAGCATTGTCTCCGCGTACTCCGTCGTATGGAGGAATGTCACCTGGAGTCTACTCTCCATCGTCTCCGCAGTTCTCGATGACTTCACCACACTATTCACCGACGTCTCCCAGTTATTCGCCAACTTCCCCAGCCGCTGGACAATCGCCAGTGTCGCCGAGCTACTCGCCTACCTCGCCGAGCTATTCTCCGACTTCTCCCAGCTATTCTCCGACATCACCGAGCTACTCGCCAACTTCTCCGAGCTACTCGCCGACGTCGCCGAGCTATTCTCCAACATCGCCAAGTTATTCGCCGTCGTCGCCAAGCTATAGCCCTTCGTCGCCGAGCTACTCGCCTTCAAGCCCGAGATATTCGCCAACGTCGCCGACGTACAGTCCGACGAGTCCAACGTATGGTTTTTTTGTGTGACAAaacgaatttgaaaatatgaaacactGAATATTATGCGAAaatatgctttttttttatcggttttttttgaaatgtggaTTTTCAGCTAGAAAGAAATCGCACAGCTATTTGccatttataattaaaaattgaaatttttttctaaaagctgcaattggttttttgttcaaaatctaAGTTTGCACCCAGAAAAGTCAATTTCAGTTGCGTTGGGAATAAATTTTGGCCTAAGACAATTTGGAATGTTCAAAAGCCTGTTTTCAAGtgataaaaaactttaattgcacaatttctgaacttttgtaGCAAATAATGACAACTTTCTCTAGAAAAACTCCAACTGTTGAGACAATTTTCAatctcaaaatcaatttttccaggtaCTCTCCAACATCTCCAACGTACTCGCCGACGTCGCCAACATATTCTCCAACATCTCCAAGTTATGAAAGTGGAGGTGGATACAGCCCATCGAGCCCCAAGTACTCGCCGTCGTCGCCTACCTATTCGCCTACGTCGCCGAGCTACTCGCC includes:
- the ama-1 gene encoding DNA-directed RNA polymerase II subunit RPB1 (Partially confirmed by transcript evidence), with protein sequence MALVGVDFQAPLRIVSRVQFGILGPEEIKRMSVAHVEFPEVYENGKPKLGGLMDPRQGVIDRRGRCMTCAGNLTDCPGHFGHLELAKPVFHIGFLTKTLKILRCVCFYCGRLLIDKSAPRVLEILKKTGTNSKKRLTMIYDLCKAKSVCEGAAEKEEGMPDDPDDPMNDGKKVAGGCGRYQPSYRRVGIDINAEWKKNVNEDTQERKIMLTAERVLEVFQQITDEDILVIGMDPQFARPEWMICTVLPVPPLAVRPAVVTFGSAKNQDDLTHKLSDIIKTNQQLQRNEANGAAAHVLTDDVRLLQFHVATLVDNCIPGLPTATQKGGRPLKSIKQRLKGKEGRIRGNLMGKRVDFSARTVITADPNLPIDTVGVPRTIAQNLTFPEIVTPFNVDKLQELVNRGDTQYPGAKYIIRENGARVDLRYHPRAADLHLQPGYRVERHMKDGDIIVFNRQPTLHKMSMMGHRVKILPWSTFRMNLSVTSPYNADFDGDEMNLHLPQSLETRAEIEEIAMVPRQLITPQANKPVMGIVQDTLCAVRMMTKRDVFIDWPFMMDLLMYLPTWDGKVPQPAILKPKPLWTGKQVFSLIIPGNVNVLRTHSTHPDSEDSGPYKWISPGDTKVIIEHGELLSGIVCSKTVGKSAGNLLHVVTLELGYEIAANFYSHIQTVINAWLIREGHTIGIGDTIADQATYLDIQNTIRKAKQDVVDVIEKAHNDDLEPTPGNTLRQTFENKVNQILNDARDRTGSSAQKSLSEFNNFKSMVVSGSKGSKINISQVIACVGQQNVEGKRIPFGFRHRTLPHFIKDDYGPESKGFVENSYLAGLTPSEFFFHAMGGREGLIDTAVKTAETGYIQRRLIKAMESVMVNYDGTVRNSLAQMVQLRYGEDGLDGMWVENQNMPTMKPNNAVFERDFRMDLTDNKFLRKNYSEDVVREIQESEDGISLVESEWSQLEEDRRLLRKIFPRGDAKIVLPCNLQRLIWNAQKIFKVDLRKPVNLSPLHVISGVRELSKKLIIVSGNDEISKQAQYNATLLMNILLRSTLCTKNMCTKSKLNSEAFDWLLGEIESRFQQAIAQPGEMVGALAAQSLGEPATQMTLNTFHYAGVSAKNVTLGVPRLKEIINVSKTLKTPSLTVFLTGAAAKDPEKAKDVLCKLEHTTLKKVTCNTAIYYDPDPKNTVIAEDEEWVSIFYEMPDHDLSRTSPWLLRIELDRKRMVDKKLTMEMIADRIHGGFGNDVHTIYTDDNAEKLVFRLRIAGEDKGEAQEEQVDKMEDDVFLRCIEANMLSDLTLQGIPAISKVYMNQPNTDDKKRIIITPEGGFKSVADWILETDGTALLRVLSERQIDPVRTTSNDICEIFEVLGIEAVRKAIEREMDNVISFDGSYVNYRHLALLCDVMTAKGHLMAITRHGINRQEVGALMRCSFEETVDILMEAAVHAEEDPVKGVSENIMLGQLARCGTGCFDLVLDVEKCKYGMEIPQNVVMGGGFYGSFAGSPSNREFSPAHSPWNSGVTPTYAGAAWSPTTGGMSPGAGFSPAGNTDGGASPFNEGGWSPASPGDPLGALSPRTPSYGGMSPGVYSPSSPQFSMTSPHYSPTSPSYSPTSPAAGQSPVSPSYSPTSPSYSPTSPSYSPTSPSYSPTSPSYSPTSPSYSPTSPSYSPSSPSYSPSSPSYSPSSPRYSPTSPTYSPTSPTYSPTSPTYSPTSPTYSPTSPSYESGGGYSPSSPKYSPSSPTYSPTSPSYSPTSPQYSPTSPQYSPSSPTYTPSSPTYNPTSPRGFSSPQYSPTSPTYSPTSPSYTPSSPQYSPTSPTYTPSPSEQPGTSAQYSPTSPTYSPSSPTYSPASPSYSPSSPTYDPNS